From Penicillium psychrofluorescens genome assembly, chromosome: 6, one genomic window encodes:
- a CDS encoding uncharacterized protein (ID:PFLUO_009353-T1.cds;~source:funannotate) codes for MEDVYDLGAEADDALVVQEILDYLVMQFLDDLDNDDLYSRKHSKSKKESAEQHDTLNEITEEIWSSLKRVDTMTGFSSLPCLDTQQKQEALKTAIKCGKVNQHFLSNLILRTWERVRDTRKKPKKRRLEPGVGTWKVVPPLTPSAEVTALELEVDARK; via the coding sequence ATGGAGGATGTTTATGATCTTGGGGCTGAGGCGGACGACGCCCTGGTAGTACAAGAGATCCTGGATTATCTTGTCATGCAATTCCTTGACGATCTTGACAATGACGACCTTTATTCTCGAAAGCActccaagagcaagaaagaatCTGCTGAACAGCATGATACGCTGAACGAAATCACCGAGGAGATCTGGAGCTCCCTAAAGCGGGTAGACACAATGACTGGCTTCAgttctcttccttgtctTGATACCCAGCAGAAGCAAGAAGCTTTGAAGACAGCTATTAAGTGTGGAAAGGTGAATCAGCATTTCTTGAGTAACTTGATACTCCGCACTTGGGAAAGAGTCAGAGACACACGGAAGAAACCGAAAAAGCGTCGGTTGGAACCTGGAGTCGGTACCTGGAAGGTGGTTCCTCCTCTTACACCTAGTGCAGAAGTCACGGCATTAGAGCTTGAAGTTGATGCAAGGAAG
- a CDS encoding uncharacterized protein (ID:PFLUO_009355-T1.cds;~source:funannotate), protein MSSEHYPVHHHGIYHNLPTFPPSTKNLTAIITGANGISGFATLRALLDHPDRWSKIYTISRSPPPAEMLNLLTPSQRSRIQHVPADFLQSPQTIAEPLKASGVTADYIFFYSYLQPRPPAGSAPWANAQELVRVNTALLTNFLSALSLCNIKPHRFALQTGAKNYGVHLGRIRTPAIESDPRVTLEPNFYYPQEDALWDWCARNNVEWNVIRPSWIIGAVKAAQMNALYPFAVYAAVAAHRGQPLVFPADWSAWLMESHHATARLTGYLTEWAVLEEKCRNEAFNAQDTSPLSFDRLWEELVGWFGVEKGGVGPKEDESEMATVVGKGGSHNPVGGGPPVTLKFSFTLQHWAHQPENAAAWREIMAANPRVTVDPFQDVEGYFTFGDAAFGGVSQLSMNKARRLGWTGFVDTSESIFEMYREMEGLGMLPRTKVDVARPLA, encoded by the exons ATGTCCTCGGAACATTATCCCGTGCATCACCACGGCATCTACCACAACCTGCCCACCTTCCCCCCATCCACCAAGAACTTGACAGCAATCATAACCGGCGCAAATGGCATCTCCGGCTTCGCAACCCTGCGAGCCCTCCTCGATCACCCAGACCGCTGGAGCAAGATCTACACCATCTCGCGCAGTCCTCCCCCGGCGGAGATGCTCAACCTCCTCACACCATCTCAACGTAGCCGTATCCAGCACGTCCCCGCCGATTTCTTACAGTCTCCACAAACAATCGCAGAGCCCCTTAAAGCCTCTGGCGTAACGGCAGACTACATCTTCTTCTACTCCTACctgcagccgcggccgcccGCCGGATCCGCGCCATGGGCAAACGCACAGGAACTAGTCCGGGTTAACACAGCGCTTCTCACCAACTTCCTGTCCGCGCTCTCCCTCTGCAATATCAAACCACACCGATTCGCCCTCCAAACCGGCGCCAAGAACTACGGCGTGCACCTAGGCCGCATCCGCACTCCGGCTATCGAATCAGACCCGCGCGTCACCCTCGAGCCCAACTTCTACTATCCCCAAGAAGACGCGCTGTGGGACTGGTGCGCGCGCAATAACGTGGAGTGGAACGTTATTCGGCCGTCATGGATTATCGGCGCTGTTAAGGCTGCTCAGATGAATGCTCTGTATCCTTTTGCTGTTTATGCAGCTGTCGCGGCGCACCGCGGGCAACCGCTGGTTTTTCCGGCGGACTGGTCTGCTTGGTTGATGGAGTCGCATCATGCTACGGCGAGACTGACCGGGTACCTGACCGAGTGGGCGGTGCTGGAAGAGAAGTGCAGGAATGAGGCGTTTAATGCGCAGGACACCAGTCCGTTGAGTTTTGACCGGCTGTGGGAGGAGCTGGTAGGATGGTTCGGGGTTGAGAAGGGTGGCGTTGGGCCAAAGGAGGATGAGAGTGAGATGGCTACGGTTGTTGGGAAGGGGGGAAGTCATAATCCTGTTGG CGGCGGCCCTCCAGTTACACTCAAGTTCTCATTTACCCTCCAACACTGGGCCCACCAGCCAGAAAATGCCGCCGCATGGCGCGAAATCATGGCCGCGAACCCCAGGGTGACAGTCGATCCCTTCCAGGACGTGGAAGGGTATTTCACATTCGGGGACGCTGCCTTTGGGGGTGTCAGTCAGTTGTCCATGAATAAAGCACGACGACTGGGCTGGACCGGGTTCGTCGATACGAGCGAGAGTATCTTTGAGATGTATCGTGAGATGGAGGGGTTGGGTATGTTACCACGGACTAAAGTGGATGTGGCGAGACCGTTGGCGTAA
- a CDS encoding uncharacterized protein (ID:PFLUO_009356-T1.cds;~source:funannotate): protein MASTQDPIVEALQQYTTCDVSDALCKLKFRHGGFLSGLTLWSPQRQEGATKIVGPAYTVKYAPLDDPAPKHPTHYIDSIPEGAVVFVSCPPKTPNAVYGGLMSTRAQASKAVGSVIDGRFRDLQEHRELNYPVFARDIGTAPPYELVKVIDTNVPVKLQTDEQDVTINPGDYLIGDLNGVVVLPKELAEKVLPLMAKQADADAKMAVEIRKGMSFTEAGKKFRV from the exons ATGGCCTCCACTCAAGATCCCATCGTCGAGGCGTTGCAGCAGTACACCAC ATGCGACGTCTCCGACGCTCTCTGCAAGCTGAAATTCCGACATGGAGGCTTCCTATCCGGGCTGACGTTGTGGTCGCCTCAGCGTCAAGAAGGCGCAACGAAGATCGTCGGCCCCGCATACACGGTCAAATATGCGCCGCTGGATGACCCGGCGCCGAAGCACCCAACACACTAC ATCGATTCCATCCCCGAAGGCGCAGTGGTATTCGTGTCCTGTCCGCCGAAGACGCCCAATGCCGTGTATGGGGGGTTGATGTCGACACGGGCGCAGGCAAGCAAAGCCGTGGGGTCGGTTATCGATGGCCGATTTCGAGATCTACAGGAGCACCGCGAGCTTAATTATCCG GTCTTCGCGCGCGACATCGGCACCGCACCACCCTACGAGCTAGTCAAGGTGATAGACACTAACGTCCCTGTCAAACTGCAAACAGATGAGCAGGATGTGACCATCAACCCGGGCGACTACTTGATCGGGGATCTGAACggtgtggtggtgttgccgaaggagttggcggagaaggtACTCCCGCTTATGGCGAAGCAGGCGGACGCGGATGCGAAGATGGCGGTGGAGATTCGGAAGGGGATGAGCTTTACGGAGGCTGGGAAGAAATTTAGGGTCTAA
- a CDS encoding uncharacterized protein (ID:PFLUO_009357-T1.cds;~source:funannotate) has translation MAKPVVYVLDPYHEDAIACLKSTSWIELILPNDPRKADWRNHAEGIILRSETQLQADDFRRAKKLRVVVKQGVGVDNIDLKAAKEAGVAVHNTPALNSESVAEFSLALAFSLSRRVAEVDRRVRGGDRIVRSQTLGLSLFRKTVGVVGMGNIGKVAAKKWIGACEADVIGFDPVAPADVWNQAEIPHTRVQTLDELIIKSDVITLHVPLLESTRGLIKARELGMMKDRAILINAARGGIVDEKALLDALKEKRIWGAVLDAMEVEPPTLEAYGDFLELDNVIMTPHIGASTIENQSNSGLAVVKTLLAVLEGKTDDVPGKLV, from the coding sequence ATGGCAAAACCAGTAGTCTACGTGCTCGATCCCTACCACGAAGATGCAATCGCTTGTCTCAAATCTACCTCGTGGATCGAGCTTATCCTCCCCAATGATCCCCGCAAAGCAGACTGGCGCAACCACGCAGAGGGGATCATATTGCGATCCGAAACACAACTCCAAGCCGACGACTTCCGCCGCGCTAAGAAGCTGCGCGTTGTCGTGAAGCAAGGGGTTGGCGTCGACAATATCGACCTGAAAGCCGCCAAAGAGGCCGGTGTCGCGGTGCACAACACCCCCGCGCTAAACAGCGAGTCCGTGGCTGAATTTTCCCTAGCCCTGGCCTTCTCCCTGAGCAGGCGGGTGGCAGAAGTTGATCGCCGCGTGCGCGGTGGGGATAGGATTGTGCGCAGCCAGACGCTCGGACTGAGTCTTTTTCGCAAGACTGTGGGAGTGGTCGGGATGGGGAATATTGGGAAAGTGGCGGCTAAAAAATGGATTGGGGCGTGTGAGGCAGACGTGATCGGGTTCGATCCTGTCGCGCCGGCGGATGTATGGAATCAGGCGGAGATTCCGCATACCAGAGTCCAGACGCTGGACGAGTTGATCATCAAGTCGGATGTGATCACGCTGCATGTGCCGTTGCTTGAGAGCACACGCGGCCTGATTAAGGCCCGGGAGCTGGGGATGATGAAAGATCGAGCGATTCTGATCAACGCAGCTAGGGGAGGGATTGTGGATGAGAAGGCCTTGCTGGATGCAttaaaagaaaaaaggaTTTGGGGCGCTGTCCTGGATGCTATGGAGGTTGAGCCGCCTACGTTGGAGGCATATGGGGACTTCTTGGAACTGGATAATGTGATCATGACACCGCATATTGGGGCATCAACCATCGAGAACCAGAGTAACAGTGGCCTTGCCGTGGTGAAGACATTACTGGCTGTTTTGGAGGGGAAGACTGATGATGTGCCAGGGAAGCTAGTCTAA
- a CDS encoding uncharacterized protein (ID:PFLUO_009358-T1.cds;~source:funannotate), with amino-acid sequence MANPSSTTVNVTPSSAHSFVTAVLSKYDVVSDRADLIADSLVLADLRGVDTHGINRLGGYIERIKQGVLDPNPDLKFDLKTPVMALLDAKNTFGFVAASLAIDKGVEMAQTYGMGVVAVKHSNHYGMAATYLLRAIKKGCAAMAFTNASRSMPPWGAKEALLGTSPFAVGVPGGEAGDFILDMSPSVAARGKIRKAARRGEKIPEGYALDAEGRSTTDPEAALAGGVVLPIGGPKGSGLAMMMDMFGGLMSGAAFAGGVNDQYKNLKEPQDVGHWFLVFRPEVFLDGGMEELKGRMDTLLTRVRECDKAAGVERIYTSGEIEAGMEGKRRAEGIPYSRGEVDALHALATQAGVDFKLEEMK; translated from the coding sequence atggccaATCCGTCATCTACCACCGTGAATGTCACCCCCTCATCCGCGCACTCTTTCGTGACAGCGGTCCTCTCCAAATATGATGTTGTCTCAGATCGCGCAGACCTGATAGCAGACTCGCTGGTCCTCGCCGACCTCCGGGGTGTCGACACACACGGTATCAATCGATTGGGCGGGTACATCGAGCGTATTAAGCAGGGCGTACTCGACCCCAACCCCGATCTTAAGTTCGACCTGAAAACGCCCGTGATGGCGCTCTTGGACGCAAAAAACACGTTTGGCTTCGTCGCTGCGTCCCTCGCCATTGATAAGGGGGTCGAGATGGCGCAGACTTACGGGATGGGCGTTGTGGCTGTCAAACATAGTAATCACTATGGCATGGCGGCAACATACCTCCTCCGGGCGATCAAAAAGGGTTGTGCAGCTATGGCGTTTACGAATGCCTCGCGAAGTATGCCGCCGTGGGGTGCGAAGGAGGCTCTTCTTGGGACGAGTCCCTTTGCTGTTGGTGTCCCTGGTGGCGAGGCAGGAGatttcatcctcgacatGTCGCCCAGTGTGGCAGCCAGAGGAAAGATTCGAAAGGCAGCTCGGCGCGGGGAGAAAATTCCGGAAGGGTACGCGCTGGATGCAGAGGGGCGATCTACGACTGATCCCGAAGCCGCACTGGCGGGGGGTGTGGTATTGCCTATTGGGGGACCCAAGGGGAGTGGGctggcgatgatgatggacatGTTTGGTGGTTTGATGTCTGGAGCTGCATTTGCAGGAGGTGTAAATGATCAGTACAAAAATCTGAAGGAGCCGCAGGATGTCGGCCACTGGTTCTTGGTATTTCGTCCGGAGGTCTTTCTGGATGGTGGAATGGAGGAACTGAAGGGGAGAATGGACACGTTGCTGACAAGAGTCCGAGAATGCGATAAAGCGGCTGGGGTGGAGAGAATCTATACCAGCGGAGAGATCGAGGCGGGCatggaagggaagagaagggcAGAGGGCATCCCATATTCGCGAGGGGAGGTCGATGCGTTGCATGCATTGGCGACGCAGGCAGGTGTCGATTTCAAGTTGGAAGAGATGAAATAG
- a CDS encoding uncharacterized protein (ID:PFLUO_009359-T1.cds;~source:funannotate), with amino-acid sequence MGTTEDAQHIEQASMQNMADIEKSDDHAVEETQKEIQNQYDPEWIKAQKRYLWKLDCIILPVVSLLYFFEYLDRGNVANAKLYGLDDGHDTPSQGVGAGITPLSSSQWQLVVMIFYVGLVLFQVPGCLGYRVFSPSKWIAFGVCGWAIASLLQNVTFNLAGELVCRVFLGTFEGLFGTGIVYYLSLWYHRTEMGVRVFWFLGPTAIAGAFGGLIAFGIGNIDSSTPVWKWLFLIEGLPCFCLGLFCMYWLPDRPFKNSRFSGINQEIAEARYHNESFDKAGPIQKKHVIWTLTDWRLYVQAAIYLPTAALLASISGFLPTIVANLGYKEATTANLMTVPPYACAFALMFVASWSSDRFRDRGIHIAVLMGVATIAYALLATLPESKLSGKYACVCIAVACVYATYPPTHAWAANNFGNETKRSIGMGLYTAIGNLGSIAGTWFYPSTDGPQFRRGHFACMGLAIATAVFALANHFVLRAINKRRDRMHGKPVPGMPVDVTDLADNAPMFRFIT; translated from the exons ATGGGTACTACCGAAGACGCGCAACATATTGAACAGGCGAGCATGCAGAACATGGCAGACATTGAGAAATCTGACGACCATGCGGTGGAGGAGACCCAAaaggagatccagaaccAGTATGATCCGGAATGGATCAAAGCTCAAAAACGGTATCTCTGGAAGCTGGACTGCATCATTTTGCCCGTTGTCTCCCTTCTGTATTTCTTCGAATACCTGGATCGAGGAAATGTTGCCAATGCAAAGCTTTACGGCCTTGATGATGGACATGATACTCCCTCGCAGGGGGTTGGTGCAGGAATTACTCCTCTTTCCTCGTCTCAATGGCAACTCGTTGTGATGATCTTCTACGTTGGATTGGTACTATTCCAAGTTCCGGGGTGCCTTGGCTACCGTGTTTTCTCGCCGTCGAAA TGGATTGCTTTTGGCGTTTGTGGATGGGCCATTGCAAGTCTCCTTCAAAATGTCACGTTCAACCTTGCAGGTGAACTTGTCTGCAGAGTCTTCTTAGGCACTTTTGAAGGCCTTTTCGGCACTGGAATTGTCTACTACCTTTCTCTGTGGTACCATCGGACTGAAATGGGCGTCCGTGTCTTCTGGTTCTTGGGGCCCACTGCCATTGCCGGCGCTTTCGGAGGCTTGATTGCTTTCGGTATCGGCAACATTGATAGTAGCACACCTGTGTGGAAATGGCTTTTTCTCATCGAGGGCTTACCCTGCTTCTGCCTCGGGCTGTTCTGCATGTATTGGTTGCCCGATCGACCATTCAAAAACTCCCGGTTCTCCGGCATTAACCAGGAGATTGCGGAAGCGCGCTATCATAACGAATCTTTCGACAAGGCCGGCCCCATTCAAAAGAAACATGTTATTTGGACGCTTACCGACTGGCGGCTTTACGTGCAAGCGGCGATCTATCTCCCCACGGCAGCGCTTCTGGCTTCGATCTCGGGATTTCTGCCTACCATTGTCGCGA ACCTGGGGTACAAGGAAGCCACGACGGCAAACCTGATGACCGTCCCACCGTATGCCTGTGCCTTTGCCCTCATGTTCGTCGCATCCTGGTCTTCTGACCGGTTCCGCGATCGAGGCATACACATCGCTGTCCTCATGGGCGTTGCAACAATTGCATACGCCCTGCTAGCCACGCTGCCCGAGTCCAAACTGAGCGGCAAGTATGCATGCGTCTGCATTGCGGTTGCCTGTGTCTACGCCACGTACCCGCCCACACACGCATGGGCCGCGAACAATTTCGGCAATGAGACGAAACGATCCATTGGTATGGGCCTGTACACAGCGATTGGCAATCTTGGTTCCATTGCAGGGACTTGGTTCTACCCCAGCACGGACGGCCCGCAGTTCAGACGGGGACATTTCGCGTGTATGGGATTGGCGATAGCCACGGCGGTGTTTGCGCTGGCGAATCACTTTGTTTTGAGGGCTATCAATAAACGACGGGACAGGATGCACGGCAAGCCTGTGCCTGGAATGCCGGTGGATGTTACAGACTTGGCGGATAATGCTCCGATGTTCCGCTTCATCACTTAG
- a CDS encoding uncharacterized protein (ID:PFLUO_009360-T1.cds;~source:funannotate), translating into MGSLSDLDTSLPAGAWDSHVHVADEDNFPYHASHPYRPKKAALEDLLAFQTSQGISHNCLIAFSVYHTDNSIILDALRRLNGKGRAVACIDLENATDDELQELHDAGVRGIRINLRTTDTRPDKAAFAKLFTRAADRIRPFGWAIQVYVSLDQIAKFASIVPALGVSVVIDHIGHPDPSKGPPRLQNGYQEFMELLKSGLVYTKLSGIYRFEDLPGLDSYVREILAAAPDRVVWASDWPHSGGVSANPGGDKTKIQEYRKVDDQAWVARCKTWCRQVGGDDLVRKIWVDNPRRLWQYAGDD; encoded by the exons ATGGGATCATTATCAGACCTAGACACCTCTCTCCCCGCCGGCGCTTGGGACAGCCACGTCCACGTCGCAGACGAG GATAATTTTCCTTATCATGCATCACACCCCTATCGCCCCAAAAAAGCCGCTCTCGAGgacctcctcgccttccaaACAAGCCAGGGGATTAGTCACAACTGTCTCATTGCTTTCTCCGTATACCACACCGACAATTCAATCATTCTAGATGCCCTTCGCCGTTTAAATGGTAAGGGTCGCGCAGTCGCCTGCATCGACCTTGAAAACGCCACAGATGATGAACTACAAGAGCTACATGACGCCGGAGTCAGGGGAATTCGTATCAACTTGCGGACGACAGACACACGACCTGACAAGGCCGCCTTTGCGAAGTTGTTCACACGGGCAGCGGATAGAATCAGGCCGTTTGGTTGGGCAATTCAGGTGTACGTATCACTGGATCAGATCGCGAAATTTGCATCGATTGTGCCAGCCTTGGGGGTGTCCGTTGTGATTGACCATATCGGCCATCCGGATCCATCGAAGGGACCGCCGAGACTGCAAAATGGGTATCAGGAATTCATGGAGCTTCTGAAGTCGGGTCTCGTGTACACGAAACTCAGTGGAATATACAGGTTCGAGGATTTGCCGGGGCTAGACTCGTATGTGAGAGAGATCTTGGCTGCCGCTCCGGACAGAGTCGTATGGGCGAGCGACTGGCCGCATAGTGGTGGTGTTTCGGCGAACCCAGGAGGcgacaagaccaagatccAGGAGTATAGGAAGGTTGACGATCAGGCCTGGGTGGCTAGATGTAAGACCTGGTGTCGGCAGGTTGGGGGGGACGACCTAGTGAGGAAAATATGGGTGGATAATCCGAGGAGGTTGTGGCAGTATGCCGGTGATGACTAG
- a CDS encoding uncharacterized protein (ID:PFLUO_009361-T1.cds;~source:funannotate), with the protein MIILLHRPFYSAPARHMACRKAADSLEKMLLLLEKTFGFNRITYLMAYCIYTGASVMIKDVKAGDLEASSKMQTFLRALKQGTKTCPLLQRSLDIINNSLNSNPPRFAQSNDNAPAEDPVAANYLPAFPYLDPEVTNHLTTDQNSSSMDLDAFSFLDSFPEQNINTATGEWYLG; encoded by the coding sequence ATGATCATATTGCTGCATCGGCCATTCTATTCGGCCCCTGCGCGTCATATGGCCTGCAGAAAGGCGGCAGATAGCCTCGAGAAGATGCTCTTGCTGCTTGAGAAGACTTTTGGCTTCAACCGTATTACATATTTGATGGCTTATTGCATCTACACTGGTGCATCCGtcatgatcaaggatgtcaaggccGGTGACCTCGAAGCAAGCAGCAAGATGCAAACCTTCCTTCGAGCGCTGAAACAGGGTACCAAAACATGCCCTCTACTTCAACGGAGTCTGGATATCATAAATAACAGCCTGAACTCTAACCCCCCACGGTTTGCGCAGTCGAATGACAATGCACCAGCAGAGGATCCAGTGGCGGCGAATTATCTGCCAGCTTTCCCCTATCTTGATCCAGAGGTCACGAATCACCTTACGACAGATCAAAATTCGAGCAGCATGGATTTGGATGCATTTTCATTCCTCGACTCTTTTCCTGAGCAGAACATCAACACTGCCACCGGGGAATGGTATCTTGGGTAG
- a CDS encoding uncharacterized protein (ID:PFLUO_009362-T1.cds;~source:funannotate), whose translation MANADYSNLPRFDELPGLEGMPAGCAWGVFDRDGKKDHLGCINLLTPPVVQAALREAQNGESVSLNWPINALQTPAFGRAGLQHRVISFQDKEDEHHRLHGFDDEVTFNTQCSSQWDSLVHYAHQHSQLSYNGVRPSVQTLEQSSTPFAVDHSLPTLNHWHKRGGIVARGVLLDYKAYADVHGIKYSPFEGHAITVDDLEAVTKWENVSLRQGDILIVRSGYTRALQEMSPETQQEALKGGRAVGVKGCSETARWVWDHHFAGVAGDALAFEQLPPIKEDKSEGGIADLVLHQYFLSLFGLNIGELWDLEALSRTCASKKKYSFLLTSCPLNVPGGVGSPPNALAIF comes from the exons ATGGCCAACGCCGACTACAGCAACCTTCCCCGTTTTGACGAACTCCCAGGCTTGGAGGGCATGCCAGCTGGCTGCGCCTGGGGTGTCTTCGACCGAGACGGCAAAAAGGATCACCTTGGATGCATCAACCTTCTCACCCCACCGGTGGTCCAAGCAGCCCTTCGCGAAGCCCAAAATGGCGAGTCAGTATCCCTAAACTGGCCGATCAACGCTCTACAGACACCAGCATTTGGACGCGCCGGACTTCAGCACCGAGTAATCTCCTTTCAGGATAAGGAAGACGAGCATCACAGATTACACGGTTTTGATGACGAAGTCACTTTCAACACGCAGTGCTCCAGTCAATGGGATAGTCTGGTGCACTATGCCCACCAACACTCTCAACTGAGCTACAATGGTGTTCGACCAAGTGTACAGACACTCGAACAATCTTCAACTCCGTTTGCTGTCGACCACAGTCTACCAACCTTGAATCACTGGCACAAACGTGGTGGCATAGTTGCTCGCGGTGTTCTACTCGACTATAAAGCCTACGCTGATGTGCATGGTATCAAATACTCACCCTTTGAAGGGCATGCTATCACTGTCGATGACCTTGAAGCTGTTACCAAGTGGGAAAATGTTTCTCTGCGCCAAGGTGACATTCTCATAGTCCGTTCTGGGTATACCCGTGCCCTACAGGAAATGTCGCCCGAGACGCAACAGGAAGCATTGAAGGGTGGTCGTGCAGTTGGGGTAAAGGGATGTTCTGAGACGGCGAGATGGGTGTGGGACCATCATTTTGCTGGTGTTGCTGGCGATGCTCTTGCATTTGAGCAACTGCCGCCTATTAAAGAGGATAAATCGGAAGGAGGCATTGCTGATCTAG TTCTGCATCAGTACTTCCTCAGCTTGTTCGGTCTGAATATTGGTGAGCTGTGGGATCTTGAGGCGTTATCGAGGACGTGTGCGAGTAAGAAGAAGTACTCATTCCTGCTGACGAGCTGTCCGCTTAATGTGCCAGGGGGTGTGGGAAGCCCTCCAAATGCTCTAGCAATTTTCTAG